AATCAGGCCAATCACCAGGCAGGCGGTGACCAGCAACAGCATGTGGCGAATCAGGGTGCCATGCCAGTTTTGGTTCACGGAAAAATGCGTCCTTGTCAGCGAGTCTGGCGGTCGGCTCAGGCCTTGGTGGAAAACCGGTAGCCGGTGCCGCGCACGGTTTGTACCAGATTTTCATAGGCATCGCCGAGGGCTTTGCGCAGGCGACGGATGTGCACATCGACCGTGCGCTCTTCGACATAGACATTGCCGCCCCAGACCTGATCCAGCAACTGGCCGCGAGTGTAGGCACGTTCCTGGTGGGTCATGAAAAATTGCAGCAAGCGGTACTCGGTCGGGCCCATCTCGGCGGGTTTGCCGTCGATGGTCACGCGGTGGCTGATCGGGTCAAGCAGCAGGCCACCGACTTCGATCGGCGCTTCGCCATCGGTCGGGCCGGCGCGGCGCAGCACGGCTTTCAGGCGCGCCACCAGCTCACGTGGGGAAAACGGTTTGGTGATGTAATCGTCGGCGCCGACTTCCAGCCCCTGGATCTTGTTGTCCTCTTCGCCCTTGGCGGTGAGCATGATGATCGGGATATCCCCGGTCAGCTCATCGCGCTTGAGACGGCGGGCCAGCTCGATGCCAGAGGTGCCGGGCAGCATCCAGTCGAGCAGGATCAGGTCCGGTTTACGGTCGACGATAATGGCATGGGCCTGCTGCGAGTTCTCTGCCTCCAGGCAGTCATAGCCGGCCATTTCCAAC
This genomic stretch from Pseudomonas wuhanensis harbors:
- the phoB gene encoding phosphate regulon transcriptional regulator PhoB, with the protein product MVGRSILIVDDEAPIREMIAVALEMAGYDCLEAENSQQAHAIIVDRKPDLILLDWMLPGTSGIELARRLKRDELTGDIPIIMLTAKGEEDNKIQGLEVGADDYITKPFSPRELVARLKAVLRRAGPTDGEAPIEVGGLLLDPISHRVTIDGKPAEMGPTEYRLLQFFMTHQERAYTRGQLLDQVWGGNVYVEERTVDVHIRRLRKALGDAYENLVQTVRGTGYRFSTKA